GCATATAGTGAGATGAAGGATGATTATGAATTTCTTTCTAAATACGCAAATTTTCTTATTGAAGAAGGAAAACAGAGGGAAGCAGTAGAAGTAGTAGAGCGGTTGGTAACGCTATTTCCAGAAGATCAAAATTGGAGAGCATTTCTCGAAGCGCAAACTGACGAGGAGGTGTGATATGACGGCCATGGTTCCTGTCGCTACGAAAAAGGAGTTTGTCCGATGGTTTTTAAAGCGGTACAAATTAAAGCGTCGTGAATGTGTATGGATTTTGAATTATCTTCTAAGTCATGAACAAATTTTACAAAACGTTCACTTTACAGATGAAGCGCATTATTGCCCGCGTGCTATGATTATTTCGACAACGAAATCAGAAAGTATTCCATTCCGATTTTATAAAGGTAATTTAATGACAGCTGATGCTGAAAAATCATTTCATGATTTACGACTTCATGAAGATGAAAAGATGTATATTCAATTAAATTTCCCGAATAGCCATTCGTGTCCGCAGTACGCAAGTGTTCGGGAAGAAAATCCTTTTCTTCCATCGTATTTGCAAGTGAGTGAAATGGATCGAAAAACTGCGGAAAGGCTAGTTGAGGAAAGTATCGCCGCAATGACTAAGGAAACATTGATGAAAGGTATTAACGAAGCGCTTGATACAAATGATAAAGAGCGTTTTATTACCCTTTCAAACTTATTAAATGAATCAAAAGTGAAGGGGAACTTGTGACTCCATCGATTTTGATGGAGTCATTTTCACTTTGTCAGGGGGATATAGTTGTGAATTGGAATGCAAAAGACATGGATACATACATGCAACAAAAGGAATACATTGACACACTTCTCGTTCCGCTTCTAAAGCTCGAGACGAATCCAGAAAACATGAAGAGCAGTTCGTCTTCAACAGAATTTCTTATGTATCTTTCTACTTTTATGGAAAATCAATTTAAAGGTCGAATCATGCTGCTACCACCGTTTTCTTATACGCAATCAATGGATTTGGAGATACTAGCTGAAACATTACAAAAGGATATTGATCTAATGGATTTTAAGCATGTGTTTTATTTAACGACTGATGCGAATTGGACGTCAAGTAAACTAGAAGATGTGATTTGGCTGCCGTCTATACCATTGGAAAGTATGGACAAGCAGTTAAGGCAAAAAATAATCGAAGATCAACTTAGACAAGTCTTGCCTCTTCTGACAAAAAAGTGGTCGGACTAAAAAAACTTCGAATTTGACTCCTATGGAATTACATAATTCTTGCTAGTCGGCTCATAAACCGTTAAAGTTGAATAAAATTCGTAAATTGTTCACAAATTTTGTTTTACTATGTCAAGTTAGATTGAATTTCCTGGATGATTAAGATATCATAGAAGTGTCCTAGTATTACATTTAGCAAAAGTTTGTCCGTTGGACTGACCTTTAAGTTAGAGGAGGGAAATGATGAGTAAGAATCGAGTGTCAAGACGCCAATTCCTTAGTTATTCGCTTATGGGGGTCGGTGGTTTCATGATTTCCGGAACATTAATGCCGATGCTTCGTTTCGCAGTCGATCCAGTATTGCAAAAATCCGGCATAGGGGATTTCACACCAACACCACAAAAAGTGGACGAGCTTACAGAAGAGCCCGTACGTGTCGATTACACGATTAAAGATCGTAAAGATGGTTGGTATGAATCTGATGTTTCATATACAGCATGGGTGTATAAAGATGGTGATGCGATCATCGCGCTTTCGCCAGTTTGTAAGCATCTTGGTTGTACTGTAAACTGGGGGTCTGAAGGCCATCCAAATGAATTCTTTTGTCCGTGCCATGCAGGCCGGTACACGAAAAATGGTGCCAACGTTAAAGGAACTCCGCCTATTGGGCCACTAGACGAATATGAAGTACTGGTGAAAGATGGTTTACTTTATCTTGGAGGAACGAAACCGAACGAATTAGTTTAAAATTGTTAGGGGGTACGACCGAAGTGCTAAACAAAATTTATGATTGGGTTGATGAACGGTTAGATATCACACCAATTTGGCGCGATATCGCGGACCACGAAGTACCTGAGCACGTAAACCCTGCACATCATTTTTCTGCATTCATTTATTGTTTTGGAGGATTGACATTTTTTATAACTGTCATTCAAATTTTGTCGGGGATGTTCCTGACAATGTATTATACTCCCGATATTGAAAATGCATGGAAATCCGTTTACTACCTTCAAAACGAAGTAGCATTCGGTGAAATTGTGCGTGGTATGCATCACTGGGGAGCTTCACTCGTCATTGTCATGATGTTCCTTCATACGCTGCGTGTTTTCTTTACAGGTTCGTACAAGAAGCCTCGTGAACTGAATTGGATCGTAGGGGTATTAATATTCGTT
This genomic window from Sporosarcina sp. Marseille-Q4063 contains:
- a CDS encoding ReoY family proteolytic degradation factor, translating into MTAMVPVATKKEFVRWFLKRYKLKRRECVWILNYLLSHEQILQNVHFTDEAHYCPRAMIISTTKSESIPFRFYKGNLMTADAEKSFHDLRLHEDEKMYIQLNFPNSHSCPQYASVREENPFLPSYLQVSEMDRKTAERLVEESIAAMTKETLMKGINEALDTNDKERFITLSNLLNESKVKGNL
- a CDS encoding DUF2487 family protein: MNWNAKDMDTYMQQKEYIDTLLVPLLKLETNPENMKSSSSSTEFLMYLSTFMENQFKGRIMLLPPFSYTQSMDLEILAETLQKDIDLMDFKHVFYLTTDANWTSSKLEDVIWLPSIPLESMDKQLRQKIIEDQLRQVLPLLTKKWSD
- a CDS encoding ubiquinol-cytochrome c reductase iron-sulfur subunit produces the protein MSKNRVSRRQFLSYSLMGVGGFMISGTLMPMLRFAVDPVLQKSGIGDFTPTPQKVDELTEEPVRVDYTIKDRKDGWYESDVSYTAWVYKDGDAIIALSPVCKHLGCTVNWGSEGHPNEFFCPCHAGRYTKNGANVKGTPPIGPLDEYEVLVKDGLLYLGGTKPNELV
- the qcrB gene encoding menaquinol-cytochrome c reductase cytochrome b subunit translates to MLNKIYDWVDERLDITPIWRDIADHEVPEHVNPAHHFSAFIYCFGGLTFFITVIQILSGMFLTMYYTPDIENAWKSVYYLQNEVAFGEIVRGMHHWGASLVIVMMFLHTLRVFFTGSYKKPRELNWIVGVLIFVTMLGLGFTGYLLPWDMKALFATKVGIEIAASVPFIGEQIKILLAGDSEILGAQTLTRFFAIHVFFLPAALLGLLAAHFVFIRRQGISGPL